tattattttgcaggtgtaGATTCGTCAATCAAGAAAAGGCGAAAATTTGCATTCACAGTGATGTTGATGCTTGTGGTAGTGGGGTGGAGGACATGGTGGCGATGGCAAAGGCAGTTGTTCCGATAGTGACCATGATGAGACTGTGGAGGTGGTGGTGACCAAGGTGGCGATGGTATGACAATGGAGGATGTGGTGGCATTGACGATGGTGGTGGTAACAATGATGAGATGGTGGAGGTGGTGATAGCCATGGTGGTGTAGGTGATGGCGGTGAAGAATGTTGCGTGGTGGTGGCGGCAGTGGTGCTTACatacataattttattttataaaactcTTTGTTGTATgatgtatattttattttctattgttttgaatttttatttatttttagaaaacaGAGGAAATATCAATTTTGATGTTCACATAACTTAGGTTAAATATCGTTTtgtaagttttttattttctaagtttgtttaaaataataattttccaaagcacttttatttatataaaaattgaaaaacttttACAAAATGTTAACGGACAAGCTCTTAAagacctttgacaaaaaaagcTCTTAAAAAACCGGCACTATGTTTTTGGCACTAaaagttcaattttttcaatgGTACATATATATCACCAATTGGTATACATACGAATAGTTAAGATTGAAAATAAATCTctaaataattatgaaaaattgaatttaaaagttaaaacgTAGCATTGAAAGCGACAAGTAAAAGAAATTTCATTTAATACTAACGAAATATTTCCATTTGGCTATGCCAAAATTTCAAGGAGAAGGATGCTGTTCAGATTTTTGTCATAGAATTTGAGCGAATTCCCATCACTAACGTCGATATTATGGGCGCTCAAACATAAGCCttatctcttcctctctctctcctctgtttCTCTCTCATGGCTTCGTCGGCAGCCGGTGACCCCTCCGCCGACGAGCCAGTCACCCCGGCAGGCCGCCTCTTCCTCCAGCCCGAAATGAACCAAATAATCAACTGCGCCATCGGATTCCAAAACCCCATAAACATCGACTTAATCAAATCCACCCTCCAAAACTCTCCCCTCCTCTCCAACCCCAGATTCTCCAGCCTCCTCGTCCGCGACTCCGACGGCCGCGAGCACTGGCGGAAGACCCCCCACGTCGACATCGACCGCCACGTCATCGTCCTCCACGAACCCCTCACCACATCACCCGTTGACCACGAGACAGCGATCAACGACTACTTGGCCGAGCTCTGCACCGGCACCGGCCTCCCCGCCGACAAGCCGCTCTGGGAATTCCACCTCCTCATGGCCCACAAGTGCGGCGTTGTTCGAATCCACCACGCCCTGGGCGACGGCGTGTCGCTCATGGCCTTATTGGTGGCTGGTTGCAGAAGAGCTGGGGACGAAGTAAAGATCCCGACTTTTCCTGGGAAGAGAAACAGAGCGAGTAAGGAAAAGGGTTGGTGGGCTATGGTGAATGGGTTTTGGGGTATGATGTGGTTTAGCTTGATATTTGTTGTGGAGTTTGTGATGAGGAGCTTGTGGGTTTGTGACGGTAAGACGGAGATTAGCGGCGGCGATGGGGTTGAGCTCTGGCCGAGGAAGCTGGCCACTGCTCGGTTCCGGCTTCAGGACATGAAGCTAATCAAGAACTCTGTTCCAGATGCGGTAATTGATTTTAAAtgcttcttgttttgtttttattaattcaATTAGAATGTGGCTGGAATGGAACCTCTTTCgtgctaatctaacatctaatccaacaaaatctctaaaaaaaaaaaaaagccaaaatttctaatgtttttttttttttttttggtgaaccaATATTTCTAAATTTGGTAAACAAAACTTAGGTCTTCATCTGCACATAAAAAACAACAAAGGTTGTGACTGAATTGTATGCCAAAATGCAATGCAGACCATCAATGATGTTCTTATAGGGGTGATCTCCTCAGGGCTATCAAGATATCTATATCACCGAGATCCAAACGGTAATTAAAATCTGAATCTAGTGCGCGTGCAATTAACATTAAAAAGATGGATGAACACAATTGTTCCTTCTTTTCTCGTCAGGTTTGCGTGACGGGACTCGAATGACGGGGATAGGCATGGTCAATTTAAGAAGGGAAGCTGGACTGCAGGTTTGTTTCTATGTTGCAACTTCTAaccttttatatgttttcttaTGAAATTATTGAAATTTCGACTTGAACGAATCTGATTAGGAATTATCCGATTTGATGAAAGAAAATTCGGGGTCGGGTTGGGGTAACAAATTCGGCATGATGCTCCTACCGGTTTACTATCATAAAAGCGGTGGTGACCCTTTAGCTTATTTGAGGAGAGCCAAGGCTATGCTTGACAGGAAGAAGCAATCTCTGGAGGCTCATTTTTCATACGCAATCGGACTTTTTGTAATGACCTACTTCGGAGCAAAGGTTGCTAGCTGGCTTAATTACAGGATTGTTTGCCACACTACCTTCACTATCTCGAATGTACTTGGCCCCCAAGAAGAAATCACACTTGGAGGCAACCCAATTACTTACCTAAGAGTGAATAATTCCAGCCTGCCTCATGTAACAGCTCTCTGAAATCA
This genomic interval from Malus domestica chromosome 05, GDT2T_hap1 contains the following:
- the LOC103437162 gene encoding wax ester synthase/diacylglycerol acyltransferase 3-like isoform X2 is translated as MASSAAGDPSADEPVTPAGRLFLQPEMNQIINCAIGFQNPINIDLIKSTLQNSPLLSNPRFSSLLVRDSDGREHWRKTPHVDIDRHVIVLHEPLTTSPVDHETAINDYLAELCTGTGLPADKPLWEFHLLMAHKCGVVRIHHALGDGVSLMALLVAGCRRAGDEVKIPTFPGKRNRASKEKGWWAMVNGFWGMMWFSLIFVVEFVMRSLWVCDGKTEISGGDGVELWPRKLATARFRLQDMKLIKNSVPDATINDVLIGVISSGLSRYLYHRDPNGLRDGTRMTGIGMVNLRREAGLQALTMHMMSYAGGADMQIVAAKDIIPDPVFLAKCFEEALIDMKEAVAAIHRT
- the LOC103437162 gene encoding wax ester synthase/diacylglycerol acyltransferase 11-like isoform X1, whose product is MASSAAGDPSADEPVTPAGRLFLQPEMNQIINCAIGFQNPINIDLIKSTLQNSPLLSNPRFSSLLVRDSDGREHWRKTPHVDIDRHVIVLHEPLTTSPVDHETAINDYLAELCTGTGLPADKPLWEFHLLMAHKCGVVRIHHALGDGVSLMALLVAGCRRAGDEVKIPTFPGKRNRASKEKGWWAMVNGFWGMMWFSLIFVVEFVMRSLWVCDGKTEISGGDGVELWPRKLATARFRLQDMKLIKNSVPDATINDVLIGVISSGLSRYLYHRDPNGLRDGTRMTGIGMVNLRREAGLQELSDLMKENSGSGWGNKFGMMLLPVYYHKSGGDPLAYLRRAKAMLDRKKQSLEAHFSYAIGLFVMTYFGAKVASWLNYRIVCHTTFTISNVLGPQEEITLGGNPITYLRVNNSSLPHALTMHMMSYAGGADMQIVAAKDIIPDPVFLAKCFEEALIDMKEAVAAIHRT